A region of Cryptococcus decagattii chromosome 3, complete sequence DNA encodes the following proteins:
- a CDS encoding histone acetyltransferase type B catalytic subunit, with translation MAETLEEWISDSNEALNLQMVRTPEDTSLLQYEEQRNADVFSPAFTYPIFGDNEKIFGYKGLNIKLHFASGSLRQYLDISYDTKLASSTTPPDEIEGALYKFIPPDYTKSEVEFQKRVSDDAGTFKPLGEKIGSYVRPSAGRKGKGQGDRGMTTGKSLEDNEDVVVFEMYKATWNTPGFREYHRRMQIFVLLFIEGGSYVHEDEDAWEFIILYERRKRPDSGIFTYHLVGYVSVYPFWCYPDRVRLRLSQFVILPPYQHQGHGSKLYTTLFQHMLDRTEVAELTVEDPAEAFEDLRDRNDLRFLVKEGIEKDPMLYVDIGKGKRGSRVEWEQAIRKKYKIAQRQFDRLLEMLLFRQLDKRNPDKVKAYRLHVKARLYRFNYEMLSQMTVEERKDALAKTYESVVEDYERILRMTFG, from the exons ATGGCCGAAACACTCGAGGAATGGATTAGCGACTCTAATGAGGCTTTGAACTTGCAGATGG TTCGCACCCCTGAGGATACCAGTCTCCTTCAGTACGAGGAACAGCGGAACGCTGATGTATTCAGCCCTGCATTCACATACCCAATTTTTGGCGATAATGAGAAGATATTTGGCTACAAGGGATTAAATATCAAA CTTCACTTTGCTTCAGGAAGCCTTCGACAGTACCTTGATATAAGCTATGATACTAAACTAGCATCAAGCACAACGCCCCCCGATGAGATTGAAGGGGCTCTTTATAAATTCATCCCGCCAGACTATACCAAATCAGAGGTTGAATTCCAAAAGAGAGTTTCTGATGACGCGGGGACATTCAAGCCTCTAGGTGAGAAAATCGGATCGTATGTTCGTCCCTCAGCCGGAAGAAAGGGCAAAGGCCAAGGAGACAGGGGAATGACGACCGGAAAAAGTCTCGAGGATAATGAAGATGTAGTGGTGTTCGAAATGTACAAG GCGACATGGAATACCCCTGGATTCCGAGAATATCACCGCAGAATGCAGATCTTCGTCCTTCTTTTCATCGAAGGCGGAAGCTACGTACAT gaagacgaggatgcCTGGGAATTCATTATCCTTTACGAACGCCGCAAACGACCGGATTCTGGCATCTTCACCTATCATCTCGTTGGCTACGTTTCTGTCTACCCATTTTGGTGTTATCCGGACCGCGTAAGGTTACGTTTGAGCCAGTTTGTCATTTTGCCCCCTTATCAACATCAGGGTCACGGCT CCAAGTTGTATACCACACTCTTTCAACATATGCTCGATCGGACTGAAGTTGCCGAACTTACTGTAGAAGATCCTGCTGAGGCCTTTGAGGATCTGAGAGATAGAAACGACCTAAGGTTTCTAGTGAAAGAGGGGATTGAAAAAGATCCAATGCTATATGTTGATATCGGGAAAGGTAAACGGGGGTCAAGGGTAGAGTGGGAGCAAGCTATCCGTAAGAAGTACAAGATAGCACAAAGACAGTTCGACAGGTTGCTGGAAATGCTGTTATTTCGACAGCTAGACAAGAGAAACCCTGACAAGGTCAAAGCGTACAGATTACATGTCAAAGCCAGACTTTATCGATTCAATTAT GAGATGCTATCGCAGATGACCGttgaagagagaaaggacGCATTGGCTAAGACTTATGAGTCCGTTGTGGAGGATTATGAACGCATCCTGAGGATGACCTTCGGCTGA